A single window of Achromobacter xylosoxidans DNA harbors:
- a CDS encoding HutD family protein, producing the protein MISHDVRLYRAQDYPRMPWRNGGGTTQEVACNDGGSTSAFEWRLSIADVAQDGGFSLFSGLQRIITVLEGAGIALTVDGRAQPPLRPREAYAFSGDAAVDCRLLDGPIRDFNLIYSPRHYRARLQWIGAARHWRFHSAASTVLLLNAGGPLTVWRDGQPLPAPARYDCLHIERTALDVQRDGLAEFRLEAPGALDACLIELQPRRG; encoded by the coding sequence ATGATTTCGCATGACGTGCGCCTGTACCGGGCACAAGACTATCCCCGCATGCCCTGGCGCAATGGCGGCGGCACCACCCAGGAAGTGGCCTGCAACGATGGCGGCAGCACGAGCGCGTTCGAATGGCGCCTGTCGATCGCCGACGTGGCGCAGGACGGCGGCTTTTCGCTGTTCAGCGGCCTGCAGCGCATCATCACGGTGCTGGAAGGCGCCGGCATCGCGCTGACCGTCGACGGCCGCGCGCAGCCGCCGCTGCGGCCGCGCGAGGCCTACGCCTTTTCCGGCGATGCCGCCGTCGATTGCCGGCTGCTGGACGGCCCCATCCGCGATTTCAACCTGATCTACTCCCCGCGCCATTACCGCGCCCGCCTGCAATGGATCGGCGCCGCGCGGCACTGGCGTTTCCACAGCGCGGCCAGCACCGTGCTGCTGCTGAACGCGGGCGGGCCGCTGACGGTGTGGCGAGACGGCCAGCCGCTGCCAGCGCCGGCGCGCTATGACTGCCTGCACATCGAGCGTACCGCGCTCGATGTGCAGCGCGACGGCCTGGCCGAATTCCGGCTGGAAGCCCCCGGCGCGCTGGACGCCTGCCTGATCGAACTGCAGCCGCGCCGGGGCTGA